The following coding sequences lie in one Rutidosis leptorrhynchoides isolate AG116_Rl617_1_P2 chromosome 4, CSIRO_AGI_Rlap_v1, whole genome shotgun sequence genomic window:
- the LOC139844607 gene encoding E3 ubiquitin-protein ligase AIRP2-like, which yields MDMMYYPLGRSSYEDSLKVIEADIQHANALAAAIPRNKDGARFQMKLVHDQLTPLIMFLLRWIDSSCMCLLPRYLNLFNVIIYKVYTDGRPKISRHGRKATVSDFYAIILPTLRRLHYDLVELDNGPKEESSALVVSGQKKLVKEDGFTNVDLEREDECGICLEPCTKIVLPNCCHAMCINCYRDWNSRAASCPFCRGNIKRVMSRDLWVLTCDDEVIDADLVSKEDLVRFYLYINNLPKDSSDALFFMFYEYLI from the exons ATGGATATGATGTATTACCCACTTGGGAGGTCTTCCTATGAAGATTCTTTGAAGGTTATTGAGGCTGATATACAACATGCTAATGCTTT AGCTGCAGCAATTCCTCGAAACAAAGATGGTGCACGATTTCAAATGAAATTAGTTCATGATCAGTTAACTCCTCTAATTATGTTCTTACTACGATGGATTGATTCTTCTTGCATGTGTCTCCTGCCTAGATACTTAAATCTATTCAATGTTATCATTTATAAG GTATATACCGATGGTAGACCTAAAATTTCAAGACATGGTAGGAAGGCAACCGTGAGTGACTTTTACG CCATCATACTTCCAACTCTTAGAAGGCTGCATTACGATTTAGTCGAGTTGGACAACGGGCCTAAAGAAGAGAGCTCGGCATTAGTGGTATCGGGCCAAAAGAAACTAGTAAAAGAAGATGGGTTCACTAATGTTGATTTGGAACGAGAAGATGAATGTGGAATATGCTTAGAACCTTGCACCAAAATAGTATTACCTAATTGCTGCCATGCAATGTGCATCAACTGTTATCGCGATTG GAACTCAAGAGCAGCATCATGCCCGTTTTGCAGGGGTAACATAAAGAGAGTAATGTCACGAGATTTATGGGTACTCACATGTGATGACGAAGTTATTGACGCTGATCTTGTTTCGAAGGAGGATTTGGTGCGTTTTTATCTATACATAAATAATCTCCCTAAAGATTCGTCGGATGCCCTTTTCTTTATGTTTTACGAGTACTTAATATAA